In Trichocoleus desertorum ATA4-8-CV12, the following proteins share a genomic window:
- a CDS encoding (2Fe-2S)-binding protein, protein MSVCIRFLPDDVTVEAEPGESLLEVADRAGVDIPTGCLMGSCHACEVEIEGGETIRSCISAVPPGRSQLTIQLFSDPSW, encoded by the coding sequence ATGAGTGTTTGCATCCGCTTTCTACCAGACGATGTCACGGTTGAGGCAGAACCAGGAGAATCCTTGCTAGAAGTCGCTGACAGAGCGGGAGTTGATATTCCGACGGGTTGCCTGATGGGGTCTTGCCACGCTTGTGAGGTGGAAATTGAAGGCGGAGAAACCATTCGTAGCTGCATCTCGGCAGTACCACCAGGGCGATCGCAACTGACGATTCAACTGTTCTCCGATCCGAGCTGGTAA
- a CDS encoding peroxiredoxin, which yields MPLSVGDTAPAFTAKDTNGNTVSLSDFAGKAVVLYFYPKDDTPGCTKEACSFRDNYSQYQGKDIVVLGVSIDDEASHQKFTEKFNLPFPLLSDVNGAITKAYDVDGGGYAKRVTYVIGSNGAISNVYTTVKTDTHATDILADLGV from the coding sequence ATGCCTTTATCTGTTGGTGATACTGCCCCCGCATTTACAGCCAAAGATACCAACGGTAATACTGTTTCGCTGTCTGACTTTGCAGGCAAGGCAGTTGTGCTGTACTTCTACCCCAAAGACGATACGCCCGGTTGCACTAAAGAAGCTTGCAGCTTCCGAGACAACTACAGCCAGTATCAAGGCAAAGATATTGTTGTGCTGGGTGTCAGCATTGATGACGAAGCTTCCCACCAGAAGTTTACAGAGAAGTTTAATCTCCCCTTTCCTCTCCTCTCCGATGTCAACGGTGCCATCACGAAAGCCTACGATGTCGATGGCGGCGGTTATGCCAAGCGCGTCACCTATGTCATTGGTAGCAACGGCGCTATCAGCAACGTCTACACCACTGTGAAGACTGACACCCACGCAACTGATATTTTGGCTGACTTGGGTGTGTAG
- a CDS encoding transposase yields the protein MLITYQYRLNPTPEQATTMALWGELLRRHWNYALGQRLDWLRRTRSPIDRCSLVAEPIGEIPDKVDYSTQASQLKRTKELFPEYKHIYADCQQQNLMRLDKAWKRWLTPDKTGKRGGRPRFKKRGDICSFTFPRVNHPKAGAHLRGSALKLSKIGEMKVILHRPIPDGFELKQATILSKADGWYVSLSLEDGVVPDAIPVDEIKSAVGIDVGLEKFLVTSDGQAVEIPQYYRQAQQQLARQQRQLSRKRKGSKNYDAQANRVARLHLHVARQRQEFHYQVAHWLCAHYDLIAFELLNIKGLARTRLAKSILDAAWGAFLTIVQAVALKRGKVAIGENPNGTSQECSGCGETVKKALSERVHRCPHCGVNLDRDWNAAINILNRVSRPLGLTVSGCGGYSVTSPVKQQFSIVRLGSPCYTACG from the coding sequence ATGTTAATCACCTATCAATACAGACTCAACCCCACTCCAGAACAGGCGACCACTATGGCGCTCTGGGGTGAATTGTTGCGTCGGCACTGGAACTATGCTCTAGGCCAACGCCTGGATTGGTTGCGTCGAACTCGTTCACCAATTGACCGTTGCAGTTTAGTTGCAGAGCCAATAGGCGAGATTCCAGACAAGGTGGATTACTCCACTCAAGCATCACAGTTAAAGCGAACTAAAGAGTTATTCCCTGAGTACAAGCACATCTATGCCGACTGCCAGCAACAAAATCTGATGCGCCTAGACAAGGCGTGGAAGCGTTGGCTGACACCTGATAAAACGGGCAAGAGAGGCGGCAGACCTCGCTTCAAGAAACGAGGTGATATCTGCTCATTCACCTTTCCACGGGTAAACCATCCCAAGGCAGGCGCGCATCTCAGGGGTAGCGCCTTAAAGCTCTCTAAGATTGGTGAGATGAAGGTGATTTTGCATCGACCGATTCCTGATGGATTTGAACTGAAGCAGGCCACCATTCTGTCTAAGGCAGATGGCTGGTATGTCAGTCTTTCCCTGGAAGATGGTGTGGTTCCTGATGCGATACCTGTCGATGAAATCAAGTCAGCAGTGGGCATAGATGTCGGACTAGAAAAGTTTTTAGTGACCTCGGATGGGCAAGCAGTTGAGATTCCCCAGTATTACCGGCAGGCTCAACAGCAATTAGCTCGGCAACAGCGGCAATTAAGTCGCAAACGGAAGGGGTCTAAAAATTACGACGCTCAGGCGAATAGAGTGGCACGGCTGCATCTGCATGTCGCCCGCCAACGCCAAGAGTTTCACTATCAAGTTGCCCACTGGCTCTGTGCCCACTACGACCTGATAGCATTTGAGCTTCTGAACATTAAAGGACTTGCCAGAACCCGATTGGCAAAGTCGATCTTGGATGCGGCCTGGGGTGCATTTCTCACAATTGTCCAAGCAGTAGCGCTCAAACGCGGCAAGGTCGCAATTGGAGAGAATCCCAACGGCACCAGCCAAGAATGTTCGGGATGTGGTGAAACAGTGAAGAAGGCGCTGTCGGAAAGGGTTCATCGTTGTCCTCATTGTGGGGTGAACCTGGATAGAGATTGGAACGCAGCGATCAACATCTTGAATCGGGTAAGTAGGCCGTTGGGACTAACGGTTTCTGGCTGTGGAGGATACTCGGTTACGAGTCCTGTGAAGCAGCAATTCTCAATCGTGAGGTTGGGAAGCCCCTGCTACACCGCTTGCGGTTAG
- the hypB gene encoding hydrogenase nickel incorporation protein HypB — MHQTFDAALGINLLHANQAGADHNRAHFDQWGITCFNLMSSPGAGKTALLERTLAALTSELKIAVIEGDMTTELDADRLRQYGVPVIAINTGRSCHLDSKMVAGGLHQFSHNYNPTEFDLVLVENVGNLVCPAEFEVGEHAKVALLSLTEGEDKPLKYPVMFQEADCLLITKMDLAPYLEVDIQQIVANVRQMNPHATIIPVSTKTGEGLEAWFEWVRTQAALLKSSDSDNGVESVELAATH, encoded by the coding sequence ATGCACCAAACCTTCGACGCTGCCCTTGGCATTAACCTGCTCCACGCTAACCAAGCTGGAGCTGACCATAATCGGGCTCATTTTGATCAGTGGGGCATCACCTGCTTCAACCTCATGAGCAGTCCGGGTGCTGGCAAAACAGCCCTACTAGAGCGCACTCTAGCCGCTTTGACCAGTGAGCTAAAAATTGCGGTGATTGAAGGCGATATGACTACCGAACTCGACGCCGATCGCTTGCGGCAGTATGGCGTTCCAGTAATCGCGATTAACACCGGACGCTCGTGCCACCTCGACTCCAAGATGGTAGCGGGCGGGTTGCATCAGTTTTCCCACAACTACAACCCCACCGAATTCGATTTGGTCTTGGTGGAGAACGTGGGGAATCTGGTCTGCCCCGCTGAGTTTGAAGTGGGAGAACATGCCAAGGTGGCCCTGCTCAGCCTCACCGAAGGTGAAGATAAGCCACTGAAATACCCAGTGATGTTCCAAGAAGCGGACTGCCTGCTGATTACCAAGATGGACTTAGCGCCCTACTTAGAAGTGGATATTCAGCAAATTGTGGCAAATGTGCGGCAAATGAATCCTCATGCCACCATCATTCCGGTTTCCACCAAAACTGGCGAAGGCTTGGAGGCTTGGTTTGAGTGGGTACGCACCCAAGCCGCGCTCCTTAAATCCAGTGATAGTGATAATGGTGTGGAGAGTGTAGAGCTAGCCGCTACTCATTAG
- a CDS encoding ribbon-helix-helix protein, CopG family has product MKTLNIRLPEQELELLKTYCDQEDRSQTDVIREFIRGLKRKTKAGH; this is encoded by the coding sequence ATGAAGACCTTGAACATAAGGCTTCCAGAGCAAGAGCTAGAGCTACTGAAAACCTATTGCGATCAAGAAGATCGAAGTCAGACCGATGTCATCAGAGAGTTTATTCGTGGCCTGAAGCGAAAGACTAAAGCTGGTCATTAA
- the speB gene encoding agmatinase yields the protein MTEDSLFRSPNGDSPQRQTEASRALELETHLPLTGWQQEVSKGLEYGLEAAESIRDRTIPTFSRGELPHYAGINTFLKAPYLEDVRRVGEYDVAIVGVPHDSGTTYRPGTRFGPQGIRRISALYTPYNFELGIDLREQITLCDVGDIFTIPGNNEKSFDQISKGIAHVFSSGAFPIIMGGDHSIGYPTVRGICRHLGDKKVGIIHFDRHVDTQETDLDERMHTCPWFHANNIKNAPPQNLVQLGIGGWQVPRQGVKVCRERNTNILTVTDIMERGLDAAVDFALERAMDGTDCVYISFDIDCIDAGFVPGTGWPEPGGLMPREALYLLGKIVQRAPVCGLEVVEVSPPYDISDITSLMATRVICDTMAHLVLSGQLPRKEKASFIHPEATPELVAEWR from the coding sequence ATGACTGAAGATTCTCTCTTTCGCAGCCCTAATGGTGATTCACCACAGCGCCAAACCGAAGCCAGTCGTGCCCTCGAACTAGAGACACATTTGCCTCTGACGGGCTGGCAACAAGAAGTTTCCAAAGGTTTGGAGTATGGCTTGGAAGCGGCTGAAAGCATTCGCGATCGCACCATTCCCACTTTTTCTCGTGGGGAGTTGCCGCACTATGCAGGCATCAATACTTTTCTCAAAGCGCCTTATTTAGAAGATGTGAGAAGAGTAGGGGAATATGATGTCGCGATCGTGGGAGTGCCTCATGATTCAGGTACCACCTATCGCCCCGGAACTCGCTTTGGCCCCCAAGGAATTCGCCGAATTTCAGCGCTCTACACTCCTTACAACTTTGAGCTAGGCATTGACCTAAGAGAGCAGATCACCCTCTGCGATGTCGGGGATATTTTTACCATTCCGGGTAATAACGAGAAATCGTTCGATCAGATCTCCAAGGGTATTGCCCACGTCTTTAGTTCGGGTGCTTTTCCCATTATTATGGGCGGCGATCATTCGATTGGTTATCCCACGGTTCGCGGAATTTGCCGCCACTTAGGGGACAAGAAAGTCGGCATTATTCACTTCGATCGCCACGTGGATACCCAAGAGACTGACTTAGACGAGCGCATGCATACCTGCCCTTGGTTCCATGCCAACAACATCAAGAACGCACCTCCCCAAAACTTGGTGCAGTTGGGCATTGGTGGCTGGCAAGTCCCGCGTCAAGGTGTCAAAGTTTGCCGCGAGCGCAACACCAACATTTTGACTGTTACAGACATCATGGAAAGGGGCTTAGATGCTGCCGTAGACTTTGCTCTAGAACGGGCTATGGATGGCACTGACTGCGTGTATATCAGCTTTGACATTGACTGCATCGATGCTGGGTTTGTCCCTGGTACAGGCTGGCCCGAACCTGGTGGCCTCATGCCCCGCGAAGCCCTCTATCTCTTGGGCAAAATTGTCCAGCGTGCCCCCGTTTGCGGTCTAGAAGTGGTGGAAGTTTCGCCTCCTTATGACATCAGCGACATCACCTCTCTAATGGCCACTCGCGTGATCTGCGACACGATGGCTCATTTGGTCTTATCGGGTCAACTGCCTCGTAAAGAAAAGGCTAGTTTCATTCACCCAGAGGCAACCCCAGAATTGGTCGCGGAGTGGAGGTAA
- a CDS encoding C39 family peptidase, whose product MTNSQAQPPSTPAVASAPPALTYSGPREVLINQAVVLKGTYDPLRIAKVSLAAEDKYPLEVTVDAQKRTWQVNLNQGFKAAGSRWLKLKGTDSAGKLVDDEVIYLTVSTDPMTVGQSLTLKVLRDTLFKFRAIDSARLNAQQKVAVKAGQTFTVSRYGSVDGHLKVVLNPPIAPIGEFGYFFEEHVQLSKGAQVFKFNISDVPNTPLSAQVLVTQTTLIKAQPADSASLAANQKAELLQGQTLQITGYAAIKGHFRVSLAAPIQGFGQTGYIYWEHIQIKHNNKVVSFDPDALTVTVLKSTVFKKRPVDSASLQAQEKFALTAGSIYGVAGYAIADGHIKASLTEELPQFGNTGYLFPDFIQMKRGTKPFNPMPPQVELNVPYFSQRDNPRYSWATCNVTSIAMIFYYYGRRSQGGQLEDELLQWCLSRYGEGSQTDNAVLSEMIKAYGFKTSFSTTRNWSAVKDELINGRPVVMGGDFTATGHIVCVVGYTPQGFIVNDPWGDALSGYYDTEGRKLLYPYSYMDRVAGPDGNVWAHLIAR is encoded by the coding sequence ATGACCAACTCCCAAGCCCAGCCTCCCAGTACTCCAGCAGTTGCTTCAGCCCCACCCGCACTCACCTACAGTGGCCCCAGAGAAGTTCTGATCAATCAGGCCGTGGTTCTGAAGGGCACCTACGACCCGTTGCGAATTGCCAAAGTCTCGCTCGCCGCAGAAGACAAATATCCTTTGGAAGTGACGGTGGATGCTCAAAAACGCACTTGGCAGGTGAACTTAAACCAAGGCTTTAAGGCAGCAGGCTCTCGCTGGCTAAAACTCAAAGGCACCGATAGCGCTGGCAAGCTGGTTGACGATGAAGTCATTTACCTGACTGTCAGCACCGACCCGATGACCGTAGGCCAGTCATTAACCTTAAAAGTTTTGCGAGATACCTTATTTAAGTTTCGGGCGATTGACTCAGCTCGTCTCAACGCTCAGCAAAAGGTGGCTGTGAAGGCAGGCCAAACCTTTACAGTCAGCCGCTATGGCTCAGTAGATGGGCATCTCAAAGTGGTACTCAACCCACCGATCGCCCCGATTGGGGAATTTGGCTATTTCTTTGAGGAGCATGTGCAGCTCAGCAAGGGAGCGCAGGTTTTCAAATTTAATATCAGTGATGTTCCTAACACACCTTTAAGTGCTCAGGTGCTCGTCACACAAACTACCTTAATTAAGGCTCAACCCGCGGACTCCGCCTCGTTAGCGGCAAACCAAAAAGCAGAGTTGTTACAAGGACAAACCTTGCAAATCACTGGATACGCTGCTATCAAGGGCCATTTTCGGGTATCTCTGGCTGCTCCTATTCAGGGTTTTGGCCAAACTGGCTATATCTATTGGGAGCACATTCAGATCAAGCACAACAATAAAGTTGTGTCCTTTGACCCAGATGCCCTCACAGTTACAGTGCTCAAATCCACTGTGTTTAAAAAACGTCCGGTTGATTCTGCTAGTCTGCAAGCTCAAGAAAAGTTCGCGCTAACGGCAGGCAGTATTTACGGGGTGGCAGGTTACGCGATCGCCGATGGCCATATCAAAGCCTCCCTCACCGAAGAATTGCCTCAATTTGGTAATACGGGTTATCTCTTCCCCGACTTTATCCAGATGAAGCGGGGCACCAAGCCTTTCAACCCGATGCCACCCCAGGTGGAACTCAATGTTCCTTACTTCTCCCAGCGAGACAACCCCCGCTATTCCTGGGCCACTTGCAACGTCACCTCGATCGCGATGATTTTTTACTATTACGGACGGCGATCGCAAGGCGGCCAGCTAGAGGATGAACTATTGCAATGGTGCCTCAGCCGCTACGGAGAAGGATCGCAAACCGATAACGCCGTCCTCTCCGAAATGATTAAAGCTTACGGTTTCAAAACCAGCTTTAGCACGACTCGCAACTGGTCAGCCGTAAAAGACGAACTGATTAATGGTCGTCCCGTGGTCATGGGAGGCGACTTTACTGCAACTGGTCACATTGTTTGCGTGGTGGGCTACACGCCGCAAGGCTTCATCGTGAATGATCCTTGGGGTGATGCTCTCTCTGGCTACTACGATACCGAAGGCCGCAAGCTGCTTTACCCCTACAGTTACATGGATCGAGTCGCAGGCCCAGATGGGAATGTGTGGGCGCATCTTATTGCTCGGTAA
- the hypA gene encoding hydrogenase maturation nickel metallochaperone HypA, with product MHETDMTKALIVTVKDWWEAQPEQPKISRVHLTVGKCTCVEPVSLQFAFEVQTRNTFLEGAELAIAETPLIAFCHHCQAEYAPEIGLQYACPQCQSPMEDIRSGRELKIDRIEYSSDVVSDAANVAIA from the coding sequence ATGCACGAAACTGATATGACCAAGGCCCTCATCGTCACGGTAAAAGACTGGTGGGAAGCGCAGCCAGAGCAACCCAAGATCAGCCGAGTCCACCTGACTGTGGGCAAATGTACTTGTGTAGAACCTGTTAGTCTGCAATTCGCCTTTGAAGTGCAGACGCGTAACACCTTTCTCGAAGGCGCAGAACTGGCGATCGCAGAAACGCCTCTGATTGCCTTCTGTCACCACTGTCAAGCTGAATACGCCCCCGAAATCGGCCTGCAATACGCCTGCCCCCAATGCCAATCCCCAATGGAAGACATCCGCTCTGGCCGCGAACTAAAAATTGACCGGATTGAATATTCTTCTGATGTGGTTTCTGATGCGGCTAACGTAGCGATCGCCTAA
- the cobQ gene encoding cobyric acid synthase CobQ: MKAIMIVGTTSHAGKSLLTAALCRILSRRGWRVAPFKGQNMALNSYVTPSGGEIGYAQAVQAWAAGVTPRIEMNPILLKPQGDMTSQVILKGRAVGKVNATEYYENYFDVGWQAIEESVRRLGEEFDLLVCEGAGSPAEINLKHRDLTNMRVAKHLNAATILVVDIERGGAFAHVIGTLELLDPDERALIRGIVINKFRGQRSLLQSGIDWLQERTGIPVIGVIPWMEDSGFPAEDSLDLFERRTSQSNRDLAIAVVRLPRISNFTDFDPLESESTVSVKYVSPKDSLGYPDAVIIPGSKATIADLLALQKTGMAEEIQNYAAAGGTVLGICGGFQMLGKILADPEGLEGHEGRYKGLGLLPLRTVITGQKVARQRLVSSNYPQTGLPVSGYEIHQGRTQVMEGESVELLFEDANLGVVDKSFSVWGTYLHGLFDNGPWRRAWLNRLRQQRGLKSLPTGISNYREQREALLDALATQVESHLDLGPILP; encoded by the coding sequence ATGAAAGCCATTATGATTGTGGGCACTACGTCCCACGCTGGAAAATCGCTACTAACTGCGGCTCTGTGCCGAATTCTGAGCCGCCGAGGGTGGCGAGTTGCGCCCTTTAAAGGCCAAAATATGGCTCTCAATTCTTATGTGACGCCGAGTGGGGGAGAGATTGGCTATGCACAAGCGGTGCAAGCTTGGGCCGCAGGGGTCACACCTCGGATTGAAATGAACCCAATCTTGCTGAAACCGCAAGGAGACATGACGTCTCAGGTGATTCTCAAAGGCAGGGCAGTCGGTAAGGTCAATGCTACCGAGTATTACGAGAATTATTTTGATGTAGGTTGGCAGGCGATCGAAGAATCTGTGCGACGCTTGGGCGAAGAATTTGACTTGTTGGTGTGTGAAGGAGCGGGAAGTCCAGCAGAGATCAACCTGAAACACCGTGACCTAACCAACATGCGGGTCGCCAAACATTTGAATGCTGCCACCATTTTAGTCGTCGATATCGAGCGCGGTGGGGCTTTTGCCCATGTGATTGGGACTTTGGAACTGCTAGATCCCGACGAAAGAGCTTTGATTCGTGGCATTGTGATTAACAAGTTCCGGGGACAGCGATCGCTCCTGCAATCCGGAATCGATTGGCTCCAAGAGCGCACAGGCATTCCCGTCATTGGCGTGATTCCCTGGATGGAAGACTCCGGTTTTCCCGCAGAAGACTCCCTAGATTTATTTGAGCGCCGTACTAGCCAGAGTAATCGTGACCTCGCGATCGCCGTGGTTCGCTTACCTCGGATCTCCAACTTCACCGACTTCGACCCGTTGGAATCAGAATCCACCGTTTCGGTGAAATATGTCAGTCCTAAAGATTCTTTAGGCTATCCGGATGCGGTAATTATTCCTGGATCTAAAGCCACGATCGCTGACCTGCTAGCGCTGCAAAAAACTGGCATGGCGGAAGAAATTCAAAACTATGCAGCCGCTGGCGGGACTGTGCTAGGAATTTGTGGTGGCTTCCAAATGTTGGGTAAGATTCTCGCTGACCCAGAAGGCTTAGAAGGACACGAAGGCCGCTACAAAGGACTGGGTTTGCTGCCTCTGAGAACGGTGATTACAGGCCAAAAAGTAGCGCGTCAGCGTTTGGTCAGCTCCAACTATCCGCAAACTGGGTTGCCTGTTTCGGGCTATGAAATCCATCAAGGGCGGACACAGGTGATGGAAGGAGAAAGCGTAGAGCTTTTGTTTGAGGATGCCAATTTAGGTGTGGTAGATAAGAGTTTTTCTGTTTGGGGTACCTATCTGCACGGCCTGTTTGACAACGGCCCTTGGCGACGTGCTTGGCTCAATCGGCTACGGCAGCAACGCGGTCTCAAATCTCTGCCAACCGGAATTTCTAATTACCGCGAACAACGCGAAGCCCTCTTAGATGCTCTGGCGACCCAAGTTGAGTCACATTTAGATTTAGGTCCGATTCTCCCCTAA